One window of Channa argus isolate prfri chromosome 4, Channa argus male v1.0, whole genome shotgun sequence genomic DNA carries:
- the ano3 gene encoding anoctamin-3 isoform X4 — translation MYSAILLFEIPNLVNTGHRLNVAMVHHSGSIQSFKQQKGMHTSISEILKEKSLKPSRRSLPCLAQSQTHPINLNHFLSVPLSPDSKPAVEDLSQSISTSCSLLPPQTDDGKDNYVEESEVTTHDTRPDESILVHKPVARAKLGARTGSLQGKNPADSSGLFFRDGKKRIDYILVYKKSSLQVEKRCTFEKNLRAEGLMLEKEPSLTNNDIMFVKVHAPWDTLCKYAEQMNIRMPFRKKCYFTDWKSKTLGSRFHLRCRQIKSWLPRNPMKLDKEALPDLEETDCYTAPFSRARMHHFTINNRETFFSNSTRSRIVHHVLQRTKYEDGKSKMGINRLLGNNTYEAAFPPHEGGYKSRHPIKTHGAQNHRHLLYERWARWGIWYKYQPLDLIRRYFGEKIGLYFAWLGWYTGMLIPAALVGVFVFLYGLFTMESSQVSKEICEANTTIMCPMCEETCEPWTLSDSCVYAKVTRLFDNGGTVFFAIFMAIWATVFLEFWKRRRAELTYDWDLIDWEEEEEELRPQFEAKYSRVERVNPISGKPEPFQPFSDKLSRLMVSVSGIFFMISLVLTAVFAVVVFRLIVMEKFASFNWKFVKKNWQFATSGTGVCINFMIIMSLNVVYEKVAYLLTNLEHPRTESEWENSFALKMFLFQFVNLNSSTFYIAFFLGRFAGRPGKYNKLFNRWRLEECHPSGCLIDLCLQMGVIMFFKQIWNNFMELGYPLLQNWWSRRKMKKGGGGGQNVENKAQLPQWDKDWNLQPMNAHGLVDEYLEMVLQFGFTTIFVAAFPLAPLLALLNNIIEIRLDAYKFVTQWRRPMPARATDIGIWHGILEGIGVLAVITNAFVIAITSDYIPRFVYAFKYGPCVNKGHHHVDECLRGYMNSSLSVFDMGNSSQPRYCRYRDYRAPPWSPMPYEFTLQFWHVLAARLAFIIVFEHLVFGIKSFIAYLIPDMPKDLCDRMRREKYLMQEMIYEAELEHLQMERKKNGRRYHHEWP, via the exons ATGTATTCTGCAATTTTGCTCTTCGAAATACCGAATTTAGTAAACACTGGACACCGACTAAACGTCGCAATGGTGCATCACTCGGGCTCCATCCAGTCCTTCAAGCAGCAGAAAG GCATGCACACCAGCATCAGCGAGATCCTGAAGGAGAAAAGCCTGAAGCCGTCTCGCCGCAGCCTGCCCTGCCTGGCCCAGAGTCAGACTCATCCTATCAACCTCaaccacttcctgtctgtgccTCTGAGCCCAGATTCCAAACCAGCGGTCGAGGATTTAAGTCAGAGCATCAGCACCTCCTGCAGCCTCCTCCCTCCACAAACAG atGATGGCAAGGATAACTATGTGGAGGAGTCAGAGGTGACTACACATGACACGAGGCCAGACGAGTCAATTCTGGTACATAAACCTGTCGCTCGCGCTAAATTAGGGGCCCGCACAGGTTCACTTCAG GGAAAGAATCCAGCTGATTCCTCTGGGCTTTTTTTCCGAGATGGGAAAAAACGTATTGACTACATCCTGGTTTACAAGAAGTCCAGTCTACAGGTGGAGAAGAGGTGCACATTTGAGAAGAATTTGCGTGCTGAGGGCCTGATGCTGGAGAAAGAA CCCTCCTTGACGAACAATGACATCATGTTTGTGAAGGTCCATGCTCCCTGGGATACACTTTGCAAATACGCAGAGCAGATGAACATCAGAATGCCTTTCAG gaaGAAATGTTACTTTACAGACTGGAAGAGCAAAACCTTGGGCAG CAGGTTTCATCTGAGATGTCGTCAGATAAAAAGCTGGCTTCCCAGAAATCCCATGAAGCTTGACAAAGAGGCCTTGCCCGACCTGGAGGAGACCGACTGCTACACAGCCCCTTTCAGTAGAGCACGCATGCATCA CTTCACAATCAACAACAGAGAGACCTTCTTCTCCAATTCCACCAGAAGCAGAATAGTACATCATGTCCTGCAGCGCACCAAGTACGAGGACGGAAAATCAAAGATGG GTATCAACCGGTTGTTGGGCAACAACACATATGAGGCTGCATTTCCTCCTCACgag GGTGGTTACAAGAGCAGACACCCGATTAAGACACATGGTGCCCAGAATCACAGGCACCTTCTGTACGAGCGCTGGGCCCGCTGGGGCATTTGGTACAAATACCAGCCGCTGGATCTCATCAG GCGATACTTTGGGGAGAAAATAGGACTTTATTTTGCATGGTTGGGGTGGTACACCGGTATGTTGATCCCTGCGGCCTTGGTTGGcgtctttgtcttcctctatGGTCTCTTCACAATGGAGTCCAGCCAAGTCAG TAAAGAGATTTGTGAAGCCAACACCACCATCATGTGTCCAATGTGTGAAGAAACCTGTGAACCCTGGACCCTGAGTGACAGCTGTGTCTATGCAAAG GTGACCCGTCTGTTTGACAATGGCGGCACTGTATTCTTTGCTATCTTCATGGCTATTTGGG CCACAGTATTCCTGGAGTTCTGGAAAAGGAGGAGGGCAGAACTGACATATGACTGGGATCTCATTGAttgggaggaggaagag gaggAGCTGCGACCTCAATTTGAAGCCAAGTACTCGAGGGTGGAGAGAGTCAACCCTATCTCTGGCAAGCCTGAGCCTTTCCAGCCCTTCTCAGACAAACTCAGCCGGCTCATGGTGTCTGTGTCTGGAATATTCTTCATG ATTTCCCTCGTTCTCACAGCTGTGTTTGCTGTGGTGGTTTTCCGCCTCATTGTGATGGAGAAGTTTGCTTCCTTCAACTGGAAATTTGTGAAGAAGAACTGGCAGTTTGCCACTTCTGGCACTGGCGTCTGCATTAACTTTATGATCATTATGTCTCTCAACGTG GTGTATGAAAAAGTGGCCTATCTGCTGACTAATTTGG AACACCCACGAACAGAGTCCGAGTGGGAGAACAGCTTTGCTCTTAAGATGTTCCTGTTCCAGTTTGTAAATCTGAATAGCTCCACATTTTATATCGCTTTCTTTCTGGGAAG GTTTGCTGGCAGGcctggaaaatacaataaactcTTTAATCGATGGAGACTGGAGGAG TGTCACCCCAGTGGCTGTTTGATTGATTTGTGCCTGCAAATGGGAGTCATCATGTTCTTCAAACAAATCTGGAATAACTTCATGGAGCTCGGTTATCC TTTGCTGCAGAACTGGTGGTCTCGTAGGAAAATGAAGAAAGGAGGCGGTGGAGGGCAGAATGTGGAGAATAAAGCCCAGCTTCCACAGTGGGACAAAGACTGGAATCTCCAGCCCATGAATGCCCATGGACTTGTGGATGAATACCTTGAAATGG TTCTCCAGTTTGGCTTCACCACCATCTTTGTAGCGGCCTTCCCATTGGCTCCTCTCCTGGCTCTGCTGAACAACATCATTGAGATTCGTCTTGATGCTTACAAGTTTGTCACGCAGTGGAGGAGACCCATGCCTGCCCGTGCCACAGACATAG GTATCTGGCATGGGATTCTCGAAGGTATTGGCGTGCTGGCAGTCATCACCAACGCCTTCGTGATTGCCATCACATCAGACTACATCCCCCGCTTTGTTTATGCCTTTAAATATGGTCCGTGTGTGAACAAGGGACACCACCATGTGGATGA GTGTTTGCGAGGCTACATGAACAGCAGCCTGTCGGTGTTTGACATGGGCAACAGCAGCCAGCCCAGATACTGCAGGTACAGAGACTATAGAGCACCACCCTGGAGCCCCATGCCATACGAATTCACCCTGCAGTTTTGGCACGTTTTAGCTGCCAGGCTGGCCTTCATCATCGTCTTTGAG CACCTGGTGTTTGGGATCAAGTCCTTCATAGCGTACCTTATTCCGGACATGCCAAAGGATCTCTGCGATCGCATGAGGAGGGAAAAGTACCTGATGCAAGAGATGATCTATGAAGCAGAACTGGAGCACCtgcagatggagagaaagaagaacGGGCGACGTTATCACCACGAGTGGCCTTAG
- the ano3 gene encoding anoctamin-3 isoform X5, translating into MYSAILLFEIPNLVNTGHRLNVAMVHHSGSIQSFKQQKGMHTSISEILKEKSLKPSRRSLPCLAQSQTHPINLNHFLSVPLSPDSKPAVEDLSQSISTSCSLLPPQTADDGKDNYVEESEVTTHDTRPDESILVHKPVARAKLGARTGSLQGKNPADSSGLFFRDGKKRIDYILVYKKSSLQVEKRCTFEKNLRAEGLMLEKEPSLTNNDIMFVKVHAPWDTLCKYAEQMNIRMPFRKKCYFTDWKSKTLGRFHLRCRQIKSWLPRNPMKLDKEALPDLEETDCYTAPFSRARMHHFTINNRETFFSNSTRSRIVHHVLQRTKYEDGKSKMGINRLLGNNTYEAAFPPHEGGYKSRHPIKTHGAQNHRHLLYERWARWGIWYKYQPLDLIRRYFGEKIGLYFAWLGWYTGMLIPAALVGVFVFLYGLFTMESSQVSKEICEANTTIMCPMCEETCEPWTLSDSCVYAKVTRLFDNGGTVFFAIFMAIWATVFLEFWKRRRAELTYDWDLIDWEEEEEELRPQFEAKYSRVERVNPISGKPEPFQPFSDKLSRLMVSVSGIFFMISLVLTAVFAVVVFRLIVMEKFASFNWKFVKKNWQFATSGTGVCINFMIIMSLNVVYEKVAYLLTNLEHPRTESEWENSFALKMFLFQFVNLNSSTFYIAFFLGRFAGRPGKYNKLFNRWRLEECHPSGCLIDLCLQMGVIMFFKQIWNNFMELGYPLLQNWWSRRKMKKGGGGGQNVENKAQLPQWDKDWNLQPMNAHGLVDEYLEMVLQFGFTTIFVAAFPLAPLLALLNNIIEIRLDAYKFVTQWRRPMPARATDIGIWHGILEGIGVLAVITNAFVIAITSDYIPRFVYAFKYGPCVNKGHHHVDECLRGYMNSSLSVFDMGNSSQPRYCRYRDYRAPPWSPMPYEFTLQFWHVLAARLAFIIVFEHLVFGIKSFIAYLIPDMPKDLCDRMRREKYLMQEMIYEAELEHLQMERKKNGRRYHHEWP; encoded by the exons ATGTATTCTGCAATTTTGCTCTTCGAAATACCGAATTTAGTAAACACTGGACACCGACTAAACGTCGCAATGGTGCATCACTCGGGCTCCATCCAGTCCTTCAAGCAGCAGAAAG GCATGCACACCAGCATCAGCGAGATCCTGAAGGAGAAAAGCCTGAAGCCGTCTCGCCGCAGCCTGCCCTGCCTGGCCCAGAGTCAGACTCATCCTATCAACCTCaaccacttcctgtctgtgccTCTGAGCCCAGATTCCAAACCAGCGGTCGAGGATTTAAGTCAGAGCATCAGCACCTCCTGCAGCCTCCTCCCTCCACAAACAG cagatGATGGCAAGGATAACTATGTGGAGGAGTCAGAGGTGACTACACATGACACGAGGCCAGACGAGTCAATTCTGGTACATAAACCTGTCGCTCGCGCTAAATTAGGGGCCCGCACAGGTTCACTTCAG GGAAAGAATCCAGCTGATTCCTCTGGGCTTTTTTTCCGAGATGGGAAAAAACGTATTGACTACATCCTGGTTTACAAGAAGTCCAGTCTACAGGTGGAGAAGAGGTGCACATTTGAGAAGAATTTGCGTGCTGAGGGCCTGATGCTGGAGAAAGAA CCCTCCTTGACGAACAATGACATCATGTTTGTGAAGGTCCATGCTCCCTGGGATACACTTTGCAAATACGCAGAGCAGATGAACATCAGAATGCCTTTCAG gaaGAAATGTTACTTTACAGACTGGAAGAGCAAAACCTTGGGCAG GTTTCATCTGAGATGTCGTCAGATAAAAAGCTGGCTTCCCAGAAATCCCATGAAGCTTGACAAAGAGGCCTTGCCCGACCTGGAGGAGACCGACTGCTACACAGCCCCTTTCAGTAGAGCACGCATGCATCA CTTCACAATCAACAACAGAGAGACCTTCTTCTCCAATTCCACCAGAAGCAGAATAGTACATCATGTCCTGCAGCGCACCAAGTACGAGGACGGAAAATCAAAGATGG GTATCAACCGGTTGTTGGGCAACAACACATATGAGGCTGCATTTCCTCCTCACgag GGTGGTTACAAGAGCAGACACCCGATTAAGACACATGGTGCCCAGAATCACAGGCACCTTCTGTACGAGCGCTGGGCCCGCTGGGGCATTTGGTACAAATACCAGCCGCTGGATCTCATCAG GCGATACTTTGGGGAGAAAATAGGACTTTATTTTGCATGGTTGGGGTGGTACACCGGTATGTTGATCCCTGCGGCCTTGGTTGGcgtctttgtcttcctctatGGTCTCTTCACAATGGAGTCCAGCCAAGTCAG TAAAGAGATTTGTGAAGCCAACACCACCATCATGTGTCCAATGTGTGAAGAAACCTGTGAACCCTGGACCCTGAGTGACAGCTGTGTCTATGCAAAG GTGACCCGTCTGTTTGACAATGGCGGCACTGTATTCTTTGCTATCTTCATGGCTATTTGGG CCACAGTATTCCTGGAGTTCTGGAAAAGGAGGAGGGCAGAACTGACATATGACTGGGATCTCATTGAttgggaggaggaagag gaggAGCTGCGACCTCAATTTGAAGCCAAGTACTCGAGGGTGGAGAGAGTCAACCCTATCTCTGGCAAGCCTGAGCCTTTCCAGCCCTTCTCAGACAAACTCAGCCGGCTCATGGTGTCTGTGTCTGGAATATTCTTCATG ATTTCCCTCGTTCTCACAGCTGTGTTTGCTGTGGTGGTTTTCCGCCTCATTGTGATGGAGAAGTTTGCTTCCTTCAACTGGAAATTTGTGAAGAAGAACTGGCAGTTTGCCACTTCTGGCACTGGCGTCTGCATTAACTTTATGATCATTATGTCTCTCAACGTG GTGTATGAAAAAGTGGCCTATCTGCTGACTAATTTGG AACACCCACGAACAGAGTCCGAGTGGGAGAACAGCTTTGCTCTTAAGATGTTCCTGTTCCAGTTTGTAAATCTGAATAGCTCCACATTTTATATCGCTTTCTTTCTGGGAAG GTTTGCTGGCAGGcctggaaaatacaataaactcTTTAATCGATGGAGACTGGAGGAG TGTCACCCCAGTGGCTGTTTGATTGATTTGTGCCTGCAAATGGGAGTCATCATGTTCTTCAAACAAATCTGGAATAACTTCATGGAGCTCGGTTATCC TTTGCTGCAGAACTGGTGGTCTCGTAGGAAAATGAAGAAAGGAGGCGGTGGAGGGCAGAATGTGGAGAATAAAGCCCAGCTTCCACAGTGGGACAAAGACTGGAATCTCCAGCCCATGAATGCCCATGGACTTGTGGATGAATACCTTGAAATGG TTCTCCAGTTTGGCTTCACCACCATCTTTGTAGCGGCCTTCCCATTGGCTCCTCTCCTGGCTCTGCTGAACAACATCATTGAGATTCGTCTTGATGCTTACAAGTTTGTCACGCAGTGGAGGAGACCCATGCCTGCCCGTGCCACAGACATAG GTATCTGGCATGGGATTCTCGAAGGTATTGGCGTGCTGGCAGTCATCACCAACGCCTTCGTGATTGCCATCACATCAGACTACATCCCCCGCTTTGTTTATGCCTTTAAATATGGTCCGTGTGTGAACAAGGGACACCACCATGTGGATGA GTGTTTGCGAGGCTACATGAACAGCAGCCTGTCGGTGTTTGACATGGGCAACAGCAGCCAGCCCAGATACTGCAGGTACAGAGACTATAGAGCACCACCCTGGAGCCCCATGCCATACGAATTCACCCTGCAGTTTTGGCACGTTTTAGCTGCCAGGCTGGCCTTCATCATCGTCTTTGAG CACCTGGTGTTTGGGATCAAGTCCTTCATAGCGTACCTTATTCCGGACATGCCAAAGGATCTCTGCGATCGCATGAGGAGGGAAAAGTACCTGATGCAAGAGATGATCTATGAAGCAGAACTGGAGCACCtgcagatggagagaaagaagaacGGGCGACGTTATCACCACGAGTGGCCTTAG
- the ano3 gene encoding anoctamin-3 isoform X3, which produces MYSAILLFEIPNLVNTGHRLNVAMVHHSGSIQSFKQQKGMHTSISEILKEKSLKPSRRSLPCLAQSQTHPINLNHFLSVPLSPDSKPAVEDLSQSISTSCSLLPPQTADDGKDNYVEESEVTTHDTRPDESILVHKPVARAKLGARTGSLQGKNPADSSGLFFRDGKKRIDYILVYKKSSLQVEKRCTFEKNLRAEGLMLEKEPSLTNNDIMFVKVHAPWDTLCKYAEQMNIRMPFRKKCYFTDWKSKTLGSRFHLRCRQIKSWLPRNPMKLDKEALPDLEETDCYTAPFSRARMHHFTINNRETFFSNSTRSRIVHHVLQRTKYEDGKSKMGINRLLGNNTYEAAFPPHEGGYKSRHPIKTHGAQNHRHLLYERWARWGIWYKYQPLDLIRRYFGEKIGLYFAWLGWYTGMLIPAALVGVFVFLYGLFTMESSQVSKEICEANTTIMCPMCEETCEPWTLSDSCVYAKVTRLFDNGGTVFFAIFMAIWATVFLEFWKRRRAELTYDWDLIDWEEEEEELRPQFEAKYSRVERVNPISGKPEPFQPFSDKLSRLMVSVSGIFFMISLVLTAVFAVVVFRLIVMEKFASFNWKFVKKNWQFATSGTGVCINFMIIMSLNVVYEKVAYLLTNLEHPRTESEWENSFALKMFLFQFVNLNSSTFYIAFFLGRFAGRPGKYNKLFNRWRLEECHPSGCLIDLCLQMGVIMFFKQIWNNFMELGYPLLQNWWSRRKMKKGGGGGQNVENKAQLPQWDKDWNLQPMNAHGLVDEYLEMVLQFGFTTIFVAAFPLAPLLALLNNIIEIRLDAYKFVTQWRRPMPARATDIGIWHGILEGIGVLAVITNAFVIAITSDYIPRFVYAFKYGPCVNKGHHHVDECLRGYMNSSLSVFDMGNSSQPRYCRYRDYRAPPWSPMPYEFTLQFWHVLAARLAFIIVFEHLVFGIKSFIAYLIPDMPKDLCDRMRREKYLMQEMIYEAELEHLQMERKKNGRRYHHEWP; this is translated from the exons ATGTATTCTGCAATTTTGCTCTTCGAAATACCGAATTTAGTAAACACTGGACACCGACTAAACGTCGCAATGGTGCATCACTCGGGCTCCATCCAGTCCTTCAAGCAGCAGAAAG GCATGCACACCAGCATCAGCGAGATCCTGAAGGAGAAAAGCCTGAAGCCGTCTCGCCGCAGCCTGCCCTGCCTGGCCCAGAGTCAGACTCATCCTATCAACCTCaaccacttcctgtctgtgccTCTGAGCCCAGATTCCAAACCAGCGGTCGAGGATTTAAGTCAGAGCATCAGCACCTCCTGCAGCCTCCTCCCTCCACAAACAG cagatGATGGCAAGGATAACTATGTGGAGGAGTCAGAGGTGACTACACATGACACGAGGCCAGACGAGTCAATTCTGGTACATAAACCTGTCGCTCGCGCTAAATTAGGGGCCCGCACAGGTTCACTTCAG GGAAAGAATCCAGCTGATTCCTCTGGGCTTTTTTTCCGAGATGGGAAAAAACGTATTGACTACATCCTGGTTTACAAGAAGTCCAGTCTACAGGTGGAGAAGAGGTGCACATTTGAGAAGAATTTGCGTGCTGAGGGCCTGATGCTGGAGAAAGAA CCCTCCTTGACGAACAATGACATCATGTTTGTGAAGGTCCATGCTCCCTGGGATACACTTTGCAAATACGCAGAGCAGATGAACATCAGAATGCCTTTCAG gaaGAAATGTTACTTTACAGACTGGAAGAGCAAAACCTTGGGCAG CAGGTTTCATCTGAGATGTCGTCAGATAAAAAGCTGGCTTCCCAGAAATCCCATGAAGCTTGACAAAGAGGCCTTGCCCGACCTGGAGGAGACCGACTGCTACACAGCCCCTTTCAGTAGAGCACGCATGCATCA CTTCACAATCAACAACAGAGAGACCTTCTTCTCCAATTCCACCAGAAGCAGAATAGTACATCATGTCCTGCAGCGCACCAAGTACGAGGACGGAAAATCAAAGATGG GTATCAACCGGTTGTTGGGCAACAACACATATGAGGCTGCATTTCCTCCTCACgag GGTGGTTACAAGAGCAGACACCCGATTAAGACACATGGTGCCCAGAATCACAGGCACCTTCTGTACGAGCGCTGGGCCCGCTGGGGCATTTGGTACAAATACCAGCCGCTGGATCTCATCAG GCGATACTTTGGGGAGAAAATAGGACTTTATTTTGCATGGTTGGGGTGGTACACCGGTATGTTGATCCCTGCGGCCTTGGTTGGcgtctttgtcttcctctatGGTCTCTTCACAATGGAGTCCAGCCAAGTCAG TAAAGAGATTTGTGAAGCCAACACCACCATCATGTGTCCAATGTGTGAAGAAACCTGTGAACCCTGGACCCTGAGTGACAGCTGTGTCTATGCAAAG GTGACCCGTCTGTTTGACAATGGCGGCACTGTATTCTTTGCTATCTTCATGGCTATTTGGG CCACAGTATTCCTGGAGTTCTGGAAAAGGAGGAGGGCAGAACTGACATATGACTGGGATCTCATTGAttgggaggaggaagag gaggAGCTGCGACCTCAATTTGAAGCCAAGTACTCGAGGGTGGAGAGAGTCAACCCTATCTCTGGCAAGCCTGAGCCTTTCCAGCCCTTCTCAGACAAACTCAGCCGGCTCATGGTGTCTGTGTCTGGAATATTCTTCATG ATTTCCCTCGTTCTCACAGCTGTGTTTGCTGTGGTGGTTTTCCGCCTCATTGTGATGGAGAAGTTTGCTTCCTTCAACTGGAAATTTGTGAAGAAGAACTGGCAGTTTGCCACTTCTGGCACTGGCGTCTGCATTAACTTTATGATCATTATGTCTCTCAACGTG GTGTATGAAAAAGTGGCCTATCTGCTGACTAATTTGG AACACCCACGAACAGAGTCCGAGTGGGAGAACAGCTTTGCTCTTAAGATGTTCCTGTTCCAGTTTGTAAATCTGAATAGCTCCACATTTTATATCGCTTTCTTTCTGGGAAG GTTTGCTGGCAGGcctggaaaatacaataaactcTTTAATCGATGGAGACTGGAGGAG TGTCACCCCAGTGGCTGTTTGATTGATTTGTGCCTGCAAATGGGAGTCATCATGTTCTTCAAACAAATCTGGAATAACTTCATGGAGCTCGGTTATCC TTTGCTGCAGAACTGGTGGTCTCGTAGGAAAATGAAGAAAGGAGGCGGTGGAGGGCAGAATGTGGAGAATAAAGCCCAGCTTCCACAGTGGGACAAAGACTGGAATCTCCAGCCCATGAATGCCCATGGACTTGTGGATGAATACCTTGAAATGG TTCTCCAGTTTGGCTTCACCACCATCTTTGTAGCGGCCTTCCCATTGGCTCCTCTCCTGGCTCTGCTGAACAACATCATTGAGATTCGTCTTGATGCTTACAAGTTTGTCACGCAGTGGAGGAGACCCATGCCTGCCCGTGCCACAGACATAG GTATCTGGCATGGGATTCTCGAAGGTATTGGCGTGCTGGCAGTCATCACCAACGCCTTCGTGATTGCCATCACATCAGACTACATCCCCCGCTTTGTTTATGCCTTTAAATATGGTCCGTGTGTGAACAAGGGACACCACCATGTGGATGA GTGTTTGCGAGGCTACATGAACAGCAGCCTGTCGGTGTTTGACATGGGCAACAGCAGCCAGCCCAGATACTGCAGGTACAGAGACTATAGAGCACCACCCTGGAGCCCCATGCCATACGAATTCACCCTGCAGTTTTGGCACGTTTTAGCTGCCAGGCTGGCCTTCATCATCGTCTTTGAG CACCTGGTGTTTGGGATCAAGTCCTTCATAGCGTACCTTATTCCGGACATGCCAAAGGATCTCTGCGATCGCATGAGGAGGGAAAAGTACCTGATGCAAGAGATGATCTATGAAGCAGAACTGGAGCACCtgcagatggagagaaagaagaacGGGCGACGTTATCACCACGAGTGGCCTTAG